The following coding sequences lie in one Sorex araneus isolate mSorAra2 chromosome 4, mSorAra2.pri, whole genome shotgun sequence genomic window:
- the NFATC2IP gene encoding NFATC2-interacting protein — protein sequence MAEPLRKRGRRPRGGAAGRGARGSRGGRGRRPRVQASPGRRALDSVLVDLVSDSDEDVLEVPAERGAAGPAEVPPPAPPAPPAPPAPRGDSDTDSDGADAGGAPRALVRRRRRRLLDPGEAPVVPVYSAKVKNSLHLIPDHLSLLKLCPPEAEEEDTEMANSSSPRSAESPAPESPWSKKLRQEDEDEKEEMFLIPETSPLTSSLPRTKNRKHTQALQKLREVNRRLESLRSCLSPKQRRGQDLLGQEDEVILVEGPTLPENPRLFPLKVRCRADLIRLPVRMSEPLQSVVDHMASRLGVSPSRILLLFGETELSPSATPRTLKLGVADILDCVVLASPPETEDSSQLLQLRVQGKEKHQTLEVSLSPNSPLRTLMCRYEEAMGLSGHKLTFFFDGTKLSGKELPADLGMESGDLIEVWG from the exons ATGGCGGAACCGCTGAGGAAGCGGGGTCGGCGGCCCCGGGGCGGCGCCGCGGGTCGCGGGGCTCGGGGGTCGCGCGGCGGCCGGGGCCGGCGTCCTCGCGTCCAGGCCTCCCCGGGGCGGCGCGCCCTGGACTCGGTGCTGGTGGATTTGGTGAGCGACAGCGACGAGGATGTCCTGGAGGTGCCCGCGGAGCGCGGCGCCGCCGGCCCGGCCGAggtcccgccccccgcgccccctgcgccccccgcgccccctgcgCCCCGCGGCGACAGCGACACTGACAGCGACGGGGCGGACGCGGGGGGCGCCCCGCGGGCGCtggtgcggcggcggcggcggcggctgctggaTCCGGGGGAGGCCCCGGTGGTTCCGGTGTACTCGGCGAAG GTGAAGAACAGCCTCCACCTCATCCCCGACCATCTGTCCCTCCTGAAACTCTGCCCCCCAGAGGCTGAGGAAGAAG ACACCGAGATGGCCAACTCGAGTAGCCCCCGCTCTGCGGAGTCTCCAGCGCCAGAGTCTCCCTGGAGTAAGAAGCTGCGGCAAGAGGATGAAGACGAGAAGGAGGAGATGTTTCT GATTCCAGAGACCTCACCTTTGACCTCGTCTCTGCCGAggaccaaaaacagaaaacatactCAGGCGCTGCAGAAGTTGAG GGAGGTGAACAGGCGCCTCGAGAGCCTCCGCTCCTGCCTGAGCCCCAAGCAGCGCCGGGGCCAGGACCTCTTGGGCCAAGAGGATGAGGTCATCCTGGTGGAGGGGCCCACCCTCCCCGAGAACCCCCGGCTCTTCCCACTCAAGGTCCGCTGCCGGGCTGACCTCATCAGGTTGCCCGTCAGAATG TCGGAGCCCTTGCAGAGCGTGGTGGATCACATGGCCTCCCGTCTCGGCGTGTCCCCAAGCAGGATCCTCTTGCTGTTCGGAGAGACAGAGCTGTCCCCGTCTGCTACCCCCAGGACCCTGAAGCTTGGGGTGGCCGACATCCTTG ACTGTGTGGTCCTGGCAAGTCCCCCGGAGACCGAGGACTCGTCCCAGCTGCTGCAGCTGCGGGTGCAGGGCAAGGAGAAGCACCAGACGCTGGAAGTCTCGCTGTCCCCC AACTCTCCTCTCAGGACCCTCATGTGCCGCTACGAGGAGGCCATGGGCCTCTCGGGCCACAAGCTCACCTTCTTCTTTGATGGGACGAAGCTTTCAGGCAAGGAGCTGCCAGCTGACCTGGGCATGGAATCCGGGGACCTCATTGAGGTGTGGGGCTGA